A genomic stretch from Alteribacter keqinensis includes:
- a CDS encoding adenylosuccinate synthase yields the protein MPSVVVVGTQWGDEGKGKITDYLSEQAELVARYQGGNNAGHTIVFGGEKYKLHLIPSGIFYSDKTCVIGNGMVIDPKALVKELKYLHDKGVDTSNLRISNRAHVILPYHLKLDIVEEESKGANKIGTTKKGIGPAYMDKAARVGIRIADLLDKETFEEKLDINLRDKNRLLEKVYEVEGFKKEDILDEYFNYGQEIAHYVTDTSVVLNDALDSGRRVLFEGAQGVMLDLDQGTYPFVTSSNPIAGGVTIGSGVGPSKINHVVGVSKAYTTRVGDGPFPTELTDEIGDRIREVGNEYGTTTGRPRRVGWFDSVVVRHARRVSGITDLSLNSIDVLSGIKKLKICVAYEYKGEIIEEFPASLKVLAECKPVYEELEGWDEDITGVKSLHELPKNALYYVERVSQLTGIPLSVFSVGPDRSQTNMVRGVFA from the coding sequence ATGCCATCGGTTGTTGTGGTAGGAACTCAGTGGGGAGACGAAGGAAAAGGAAAGATTACAGACTACTTGTCTGAACAGGCGGAGCTCGTTGCCCGCTACCAGGGAGGAAACAATGCCGGACATACGATCGTGTTCGGTGGTGAAAAGTACAAGCTTCACCTCATTCCTTCAGGGATTTTTTATAGTGATAAAACATGTGTTATCGGGAACGGAATGGTTATTGACCCGAAAGCACTCGTAAAAGAGCTGAAGTATCTTCATGACAAAGGCGTCGATACGAGCAACCTTCGTATCAGTAACCGTGCCCATGTTATTCTTCCATACCATTTAAAGCTTGATATCGTAGAAGAAGAAAGCAAAGGTGCAAACAAAATTGGTACAACAAAAAAGGGGATTGGTCCGGCATACATGGACAAAGCAGCACGTGTAGGTATCCGTATTGCCGATCTTCTTGATAAAGAAACGTTTGAGGAAAAGCTCGATATCAATCTTCGTGATAAAAACCGTCTTCTCGAGAAAGTGTATGAAGTAGAAGGCTTTAAAAAAGAAGACATTTTAGATGAGTACTTTAACTACGGCCAGGAAATTGCCCATTATGTAACAGATACGTCAGTTGTTTTAAACGACGCTCTTGATTCAGGACGCCGTGTATTGTTTGAAGGTGCCCAGGGAGTAATGCTTGACCTCGACCAGGGTACGTACCCGTTTGTTACATCATCCAACCCAATTGCCGGAGGTGTAACGATTGGATCCGGTGTTGGTCCTTCTAAGATCAACCATGTTGTCGGTGTATCAAAAGCGTATACGACACGTGTAGGTGATGGTCCTTTCCCGACAGAATTAACAGACGAAATCGGTGACCGGATCCGTGAAGTAGGTAACGAATATGGAACGACGACCGGACGCCCCCGCCGTGTAGGGTGGTTTGACAGTGTTGTTGTCCGCCACGCTCGCCGTGTTAGTGGAATTACAGACTTGTCTTTAAACTCCATTGACGTCCTTTCAGGAATTAAAAAGCTTAAAATTTGTGTTGCTTATGAATACAAAGGGGAAATCATTGAGGAATTCCCGGCAAGCCTTAAAGTGCTGGCTGAGTGTAAGCCGGTATATGAGGAGCTTGAGGGCTGGGACGAAGACATCACAGGTGTGAAGTCTCTTCATGAACTTCCTAAAAACGCCCTGTATTATGTGGAGCGGGTATCACAGCTTACAGGAATCCCATTGAGTGTATTCTCTGTAGGACCTGACAGAAGCCAGACAAACATGGTCCGCGGTGTATTTGCATAA
- the dnaB gene encoding replicative DNA helicase yields MSDLFADRTPPQNIEAEQAVLGAIFINDEAIVTASERLVPDDFYRAAHQRIYTVMLTLSEKGEPVDLVTVTSELQTRKWLEEIGGVTYLSDLANAVPTAANVEYYSQMVEEKSLLRRLIRVATNIAADGYAAEDEVDAILNEAEKTILEVSHKKNTSAFKDIKDVLVNAYDNIEMLQNQSGEITGIPTGFKELDSMTAGFQRNDLIIVAARPSVGKTAFALNISQNVATRTDENVAIFSLEMGAEQLIMRMLCAEGNIDAQRLRTGDLNDEDWQKLTMAMGSLSKAGIYIDDTPGVRVNDIRAKCRRLKQEKGLGMIMIDYLQLIQGDARSGEGRQQEVSEISRSLKGLARELEVPVIALSQLSRGVESRQDKRPMMSDIRESGSIEQDADIVAFLYRDDYYDKESENKDIIEIIIAKQRNGPVGTCELAFVKEFNKFVNLERRYDEGSIPPGA; encoded by the coding sequence ATGAGTGATCTTTTTGCTGATCGTACCCCGCCACAGAATATTGAAGCAGAACAAGCCGTGCTTGGTGCCATCTTTATTAATGATGAAGCCATCGTCACGGCTTCTGAGCGCTTAGTACCAGACGACTTTTACCGTGCTGCGCACCAGCGGATTTACACGGTGATGCTCACACTTTCTGAAAAAGGAGAGCCGGTCGACCTTGTCACGGTTACGTCTGAACTGCAAACGCGTAAGTGGCTTGAAGAAATTGGCGGTGTGACGTATCTCAGTGATCTCGCAAATGCTGTACCTACGGCGGCAAACGTCGAATATTACAGTCAGATGGTTGAAGAAAAATCTCTGCTCAGAAGGCTTATTCGGGTAGCCACAAACATTGCAGCTGACGGCTATGCAGCTGAAGATGAAGTAGACGCCATTTTAAACGAAGCTGAGAAGACCATTCTCGAAGTTTCTCATAAAAAGAATACGAGCGCATTTAAAGACATCAAAGACGTTCTTGTAAATGCCTATGACAACATTGAAATGCTTCAAAATCAAAGCGGGGAAATTACAGGGATTCCAACAGGGTTTAAGGAGCTGGATTCCATGACAGCAGGATTCCAGCGAAATGACCTTATCATTGTGGCAGCCCGTCCGTCTGTAGGTAAGACGGCTTTTGCCCTGAATATCAGTCAGAACGTAGCTACGAGAACCGATGAGAACGTAGCGATTTTCAGTCTGGAGATGGGGGCAGAGCAACTGATCATGCGTATGCTCTGTGCCGAGGGAAACATTGACGCCCAGCGCCTCCGTACAGGTGATCTGAATGATGAAGACTGGCAGAAGCTGACGATGGCAATGGGAAGCCTGTCCAAGGCCGGAATCTACATTGATGACACCCCTGGTGTAAGAGTAAATGATATTCGTGCTAAATGCCGCCGTCTCAAGCAGGAAAAAGGCCTCGGGATGATCATGATTGACTACCTTCAGCTCATCCAGGGTGACGCCCGAAGCGGAGAAGGCCGTCAGCAGGAAGTAAGTGAAATCTCCCGTTCCCTGAAAGGGCTGGCACGTGAACTTGAGGTGCCGGTTATTGCACTGTCACAGCTGAGCCGTGGCGTAGAGTCCCGTCAGGACAAACGCCCGATGATGAGTGACATCCGGGAATCAGGAAGTATTGAGCAGGACGCCGATATCGTAGCTTTCCTCTACCGTGATGATTACTACGATAAAGAGTCCGAGAACAAAGATATCATTGAAATCATCATCGCCAAGCAGCGTAACGGTCCGGTAGGGACGTGCGAACTGGCTTTCGTAAAAGAATTCAACAAGTTCGTGAATCTTGAACGGCGTTACGATGAGGGAAGCATTCCCCCAGGTGCGTAA
- the rplI gene encoding 50S ribosomal protein L9, with protein sequence MKVIFLQDVKGKGKKGEVKNVAEGYARNYLLKNNLAVEANSGNMKDLEMKKESQNKKAQQELEEAEAFKDKLEKTTVEVKAKAGEGGRLFGAVTSKQIADTLKKMKMKVDKRKIDLDDPIRALGYRNVDIKIHPKVTATVKVHVIEE encoded by the coding sequence ATGAAAGTGATTTTCCTGCAGGATGTAAAAGGAAAAGGTAAAAAAGGGGAAGTTAAAAACGTGGCAGAAGGGTATGCACGAAACTACCTTCTGAAAAATAATCTCGCAGTGGAAGCAAACAGCGGGAATATGAAAGACCTTGAAATGAAAAAAGAAAGCCAGAATAAAAAGGCTCAGCAGGAACTGGAAGAAGCGGAAGCCTTTAAGGATAAGCTTGAAAAAACAACAGTTGAAGTAAAAGCGAAAGCAGGAGAAGGCGGGCGTCTTTTCGGTGCTGTAACTAGCAAGCAAATCGCCGATACGCTTAAGAAAATGAAGATGAAAGTCGACAAGCGTAAGATCGACCTAGATGACCCGATCCGGGCATTGGGGTACCGAAACGTCGATATTAAAATCCACCCGAAAGTCACGGCCACTGTAAAAGTCCATGTGATAGAAGAGTAA
- a CDS encoding DHH family phosphoesterase, with amino-acid sequence MPNFLMKRWHGYHVVALLGIAILFTGILTYYQWQIGLVGFLGIAIVFIFVLRARIQFEKDLTDYVSTLSYRVNKAGEEAVMKLPIGMVLYNEAGIIQWVNPYMSALLADDVLGENVDIISEDLPVLMEDEGKEFLLTLGERKYRVVNESNERLLYFFNATEEQEIKELFERDKTVIGLIYLDNYDEVTQGMEDQLRSKLLTHVTNVLNSWAKDQDIFLRRIASDRFIAIFNEEALYNLEEDRFTLLDEVREGTAQEKVALTLSIGVGSGHSSLRELGALAQSSLDLALGRGGDQVAIKQSDGKVRFYGGKSNAMEKRTRVRARVISHAIRDFVKESDRVIIMGHKNPDMDSIGAAIGMLKIAQVNNKDAFIVLDPDNVNQSVHKLLEAIQDHDDLWAHFITPEEAREEMTDETLMVVVDTHKPSLCIDTKLLDRVERIIVIDHHRRGEEFIEEAVLVYMEPYASSTAELVTELLEYQPNHPNLDVLEATALLSGIIIDTKSFAIRTGSRTFDAASYLKSQGADTTLVQKLMKEDLDQYVKRANLVERAYIYTAGTAIARGEENQTYNQVLIAQAADTLLTMNNVVASFVISELEDGRVSISARSLGEINVQVIMENMHGGGHLTNAATQISGMSLEEAEDLLKEKIDDYFKGGQS; translated from the coding sequence ATGCCTAATTTCTTAATGAAGCGGTGGCATGGCTATCACGTCGTGGCGTTACTGGGGATTGCCATCTTATTTACCGGAATTTTAACCTATTATCAATGGCAGATCGGCCTGGTCGGCTTTCTTGGTATTGCCATCGTTTTTATATTTGTTTTGAGAGCCCGCATCCAGTTTGAAAAAGATCTGACGGATTATGTGTCCACACTCTCATACAGAGTCAACAAAGCTGGTGAAGAGGCAGTGATGAAACTGCCGATCGGAATGGTCCTCTATAACGAAGCGGGGATCATTCAGTGGGTTAACCCGTATATGTCCGCTCTTCTTGCAGATGACGTACTTGGGGAGAATGTTGATATTATTTCTGAAGACCTGCCTGTGCTGATGGAAGATGAGGGAAAAGAGTTTCTCCTTACTCTGGGAGAACGGAAATACCGGGTTGTCAACGAATCGAATGAGCGCCTTCTGTACTTTTTTAATGCTACGGAAGAGCAGGAAATAAAAGAACTGTTCGAACGGGATAAGACCGTTATCGGACTCATTTATCTTGATAACTATGACGAGGTCACACAGGGGATGGAAGACCAGCTGAGAAGCAAACTTCTGACCCACGTCACAAATGTATTGAATTCTTGGGCGAAAGATCAGGATATCTTTCTCAGAAGGATTGCCTCGGACCGGTTTATTGCGATCTTTAACGAAGAAGCCCTTTATAACCTGGAAGAAGACCGCTTTACGCTTCTGGATGAAGTGAGAGAGGGTACCGCCCAGGAGAAAGTAGCCCTCACCCTTAGTATCGGTGTTGGAAGCGGGCATTCTTCCCTCCGTGAGCTTGGAGCTCTTGCCCAGTCAAGTCTGGACCTGGCTCTAGGGCGTGGGGGGGACCAGGTGGCCATCAAACAGAGCGATGGTAAAGTACGCTTTTACGGCGGAAAATCAAATGCTATGGAAAAGCGTACACGAGTTCGTGCAAGGGTCATATCCCATGCGATCCGGGATTTTGTAAAAGAAAGTGACCGGGTCATTATTATGGGTCACAAAAACCCTGATATGGATTCCATCGGAGCTGCTATCGGAATGTTGAAGATCGCTCAAGTAAATAACAAGGACGCTTTTATCGTCCTGGATCCGGACAATGTGAACCAGAGTGTTCATAAGCTTCTTGAAGCCATTCAGGATCATGACGATCTCTGGGCTCATTTCATTACCCCTGAGGAAGCCCGGGAGGAAATGACCGATGAGACCCTGATGGTCGTGGTAGATACACACAAACCGTCCCTTTGTATTGATACAAAACTTCTGGATCGCGTGGAGCGGATTATTGTTATTGACCACCACAGACGGGGAGAAGAATTCATTGAAGAAGCGGTACTCGTCTATATGGAGCCATATGCTTCATCAACAGCAGAACTTGTAACAGAGCTCCTTGAATATCAGCCGAACCATCCGAACCTTGACGTTCTTGAAGCTACTGCCCTGTTATCGGGTATTATCATAGATACAAAGAGCTTTGCCATACGTACGGGATCGAGAACGTTCGATGCTGCGTCGTATCTGAAAAGTCAGGGTGCAGACACGACACTTGTACAAAAGCTGATGAAAGAAGATCTGGATCAGTATGTGAAGCGGGCGAATTTAGTCGAAAGAGCATATATTTACACTGCCGGTACGGCCATTGCCAGGGGTGAGGAAAACCAGACCTATAACCAGGTATTAATCGCTCAGGCAGCTGACACTCTGCTTACGATGAATAACGTGGTTGCCTCGTTTGTCATCTCGGAACTGGAAGACGGACGTGTGAGCATAAGTGCCCGCTCCCTTGGGGAAATAAACGTACAGGTTATTATGGAAAACATGCATGGCGGAGGTCATCTGACCAATGCAGCTACCCAGATCTCCGGCATGTCACTGGAAGAAGCGGAAGACTTACTGAAAGAGAAAATAGATGATTATTTTAAAGGGGGACAATCGTAA
- a CDS encoding YybS family protein: MMNETSPIKEGALYIGIYLLLIMATLFVPVISLFTMFLLPVPFIIFAAKHGLRPAIFLMTVSFAVLLIIAYPLAIIFTITFASTGVVIGELYRRKKTAFGVLLGGSLTFIAAIILNFIGSIVILDVHPIESVQDALYESVETTESLLPMLGQDDTFETAAGFIDGLTTVTPALFIILGISYAFTVQWIASFILRKRKVDVTRFPPLREWGFPKSFIWYYLIMYIFIYFVDMEEGSALYMAMYNLLPILELIMVIQGLACIFFFFHVKKIHKAVPVAILFLGILFPPLLYLIRILGIIDLVFDLRKRMDTNR; this comes from the coding sequence ATGATGAACGAAACAAGCCCGATCAAAGAGGGCGCTTTATATATAGGGATTTACCTGCTCCTGATTATGGCAACACTGTTTGTGCCGGTGATCAGTCTGTTCACGATGTTTTTACTTCCTGTCCCGTTTATTATTTTTGCAGCTAAACATGGGTTAAGGCCGGCAATCTTCTTAATGACAGTAAGCTTTGCTGTATTACTGATCATTGCCTACCCGCTGGCCATAATCTTTACCATCACGTTTGCTTCGACCGGGGTCGTCATCGGCGAACTTTACCGGAGAAAGAAAACAGCTTTTGGTGTTCTCCTTGGCGGTTCCCTGACATTTATTGCAGCCATTATTTTAAACTTTATAGGAAGTATCGTCATTCTTGATGTTCATCCAATCGAGAGCGTTCAGGACGCGCTCTATGAATCTGTTGAGACAACAGAATCACTACTGCCGATGCTCGGTCAGGACGACACATTTGAAACGGCAGCCGGGTTCATTGACGGACTCACAACGGTGACGCCGGCATTGTTTATTATCCTGGGGATCTCCTACGCTTTTACAGTCCAGTGGATCGCGTCATTTATTCTGAGAAAAAGAAAAGTGGACGTCACTAGGTTTCCACCTTTGCGTGAGTGGGGTTTTCCGAAATCATTTATCTGGTATTATCTGATTATGTATATCTTTATCTACTTTGTGGATATGGAAGAAGGGTCAGCCCTTTATATGGCTATGTATAACCTCCTTCCGATCCTGGAACTGATCATGGTAATCCAGGGTCTTGCATGTATCTTTTTCTTTTTCCATGTGAAAAAAATTCACAAAGCAGTGCCGGTGGCTATATTATTTTTGGGAATCCTTTTCCCACCTTTACTGTATCTCATCCGCATTTTAGGTATAATTGATTTAGTGTTTGACCTAAGGAAACGAATGGACACAAACAGGTAG
- the rpsR gene encoding 30S ribosomal protein S18 encodes MARRGRPKRRKVCFFTVNKITKIDYKDVDLLKRFVSERGKILPRRVTGTSAKYQRQLTRAIKRSRQMALLPFVTGE; translated from the coding sequence ATGGCCCGTCGTGGACGTCCAAAACGTCGTAAAGTTTGTTTCTTCACTGTAAACAAAATTACGAAAATCGATTATAAAGATGTAGACTTGCTTAAACGATTCGTTTCTGAGCGTGGAAAAATTCTTCCTCGCCGTGTAACAGGAACTTCTGCAAAGTACCAGCGTCAATTGACTCGCGCAATCAAGCGCTCCCGTCAAATGGCACTACTTCCATTCGTTACTGGTGAGTAA